The following are encoded in a window of Amycolatopsis solani genomic DNA:
- a CDS encoding PQQ-dependent sugar dehydrogenase, whose protein sequence is MRTRYRSALLAILTCGVLLPAGCARFDDTAAGQSFSPAPVPSPESPPQVQGPGADSGGDGKQVRPGPSAAPVPPPQGCKDFDPSVISTCLDTVAAVAGLPGDGSTPSALAGERKSGRVLLATAGKDATDFAKLDVQAAGDGGLTGLALSPSYVEDQLVFAYVTTATDNRVVRFAKGQAAKPVLTGIPKGASGNRGTIATDNRGALLVATGDAGNPNAATDPNSLAGKVLRIDTSGKAAAGNANGSLTVAAGLHAPGGLCASADGGRVWITDRLADKDVLYRFQAGQPLTAPAWTWPDKPGVAGCADFVDANGSVSVGTSLTGNLQNLPVTPEGAISGKPTISLDGKSGKPPVTYGRLAGMSMINPQLAVAGTVNKDGGAPVSSDDRVVLITPATSGGGNGKD, encoded by the coding sequence ATGCGCACTCGGTACCGGTCGGCCCTGCTGGCGATCCTGACCTGCGGCGTTCTGCTGCCCGCCGGCTGCGCGCGGTTCGACGACACCGCGGCCGGTCAGTCGTTCAGCCCCGCGCCCGTCCCGAGCCCTGAATCCCCGCCCCAGGTCCAGGGCCCCGGTGCGGACTCGGGCGGCGACGGCAAGCAGGTGCGTCCCGGCCCGTCGGCCGCGCCGGTGCCGCCGCCCCAGGGCTGCAAGGACTTCGACCCGTCGGTGATCTCGACCTGCCTGGACACCGTCGCCGCGGTGGCCGGCCTGCCGGGTGACGGGTCGACGCCGAGCGCGCTGGCGGGCGAGCGCAAAAGCGGCCGCGTCCTGCTCGCGACGGCGGGCAAGGACGCGACGGACTTCGCGAAGCTCGACGTCCAGGCGGCCGGTGACGGCGGCCTGACCGGGCTAGCGCTCTCGCCGTCCTACGTCGAAGACCAGCTGGTGTTCGCCTACGTCACGACCGCGACGGACAACCGCGTAGTGCGCTTCGCGAAGGGCCAGGCCGCGAAGCCGGTACTCACCGGCATCCCGAAGGGCGCGTCCGGCAACCGCGGCACGATCGCCACCGACAACCGCGGCGCGCTGCTGGTCGCGACGGGCGACGCGGGCAACCCGAACGCCGCCACCGACCCGAACTCCCTCGCCGGGAAGGTGCTGCGCATCGACACGTCCGGCAAGGCCGCGGCGGGCAACGCCAACGGCTCGCTGACCGTGGCGGCCGGCCTGCACGCCCCCGGCGGGCTGTGCGCCTCGGCCGACGGCGGCCGCGTCTGGATCACCGACCGGCTCGCCGACAAGGACGTCCTCTACCGCTTCCAGGCCGGGCAGCCGCTGACGGCGCCGGCGTGGACGTGGCCGGACAAACCGGGCGTCGCGGGCTGCGCCGACTTCGTCGACGCCAACGGCTCGGTCTCGGTCGGCACCTCGCTGACCGGCAACCTGCAGAACCTGCCGGTGACGCCGGAGGGCGCGATCAGCGGCAAGCCGACGATCAGCCTCGACGGCAAGTCCGGCAAGCCCCCGGTGACCTACGGGCGGCTGGCCGGGATGAGCATGATCAACCCGCAGCTGGCGGTGGCCGGCACGGTCAACAAGGACGGCGGCGCCCCGGTGTCGAGCGACGACCGCGTCGTGCTGATCACCCCGGCGACGTCCGGCGGCGGCAACGGCAAGGACTGA
- a CDS encoding cupin domain-containing protein, with product MNAFPLPGGIGVSHLRAYDWAAEDGVCGGSPHLHLACTEAYVVTGGRGAVQTLSVGGYDETPLEAGVIAWFAPGTVHRMVQVEDLRVTVLMQNSGLPEAGDAVFTFPPDVLADPVAYAGAAALPKTDHAARQRRDLAIRGYLPLREALRDGDPGPLRVFHRAALSLVSPKIGNWVSRWRTGALRAAELTGVHLAALAGGDGSHLEQSGVRVAAPSNPDGYGMCGRRAEYDIDEEGRQ from the coding sequence ATGAACGCGTTCCCACTTCCAGGTGGAATCGGGGTCTCGCACCTGCGCGCCTACGACTGGGCGGCGGAGGATGGAGTCTGTGGCGGCAGCCCGCACCTGCACCTGGCCTGCACCGAGGCCTACGTCGTCACCGGCGGACGCGGGGCGGTCCAGACGCTGAGCGTCGGCGGCTACGACGAGACACCGCTCGAAGCCGGCGTGATCGCGTGGTTCGCGCCGGGAACCGTGCACCGGATGGTCCAGGTCGAGGATCTCCGCGTCACGGTGCTGATGCAGAACAGCGGACTGCCCGAGGCGGGGGACGCCGTGTTCACGTTCCCGCCCGACGTGCTCGCCGACCCCGTCGCCTATGCCGGTGCGGCGGCGTTGCCGAAAACCGACCACGCCGCTCGACAACGCCGTGACCTGGCGATTCGCGGCTACCTGCCGCTCCGGGAGGCGCTGCGGGACGGTGACCCGGGGCCGTTGCGGGTGTTTCACCGGGCGGCCCTCTCGCTCGTTTCGCCGAAAATCGGCAACTGGGTTTCGCGCTGGCGGACGGGGGCGTTGCGGGCCGCCGAGCTCACCGGGGTGCACCTCGCGGCGCTCGCCGGTGGTGATGGGAGTCACCTCGAGCAGTCCGGCGTCCGGGTCGCGGCACCCTCGAACCCGGACGGGTACGGCATGTGCGGCCGTCGCGCGGAATACGACATCGACGAGGAAGGCCGGCAGTGA
- a CDS encoding 2-hydroxyacid dehydrogenase has protein sequence MTLTVLVPDDEGMTVLAEVPRVLPVRYQWGEPVPAEAAKAEVLIPGKHPPGEELWRTLPNLKLIQLLSAGAEDWVGKVPDGILLSTCRGAHGGSTAEWVVAALLSMYRRLDVFAAAQREGRWERQTADTLQGKRVLVIGAGDLGRHLRRRLEPFDARCTMVGMTAREGVHGVQELPALLGLHDVVVLMVPLTSRTRGMVDAAFLAEMRDGAVLANVSRGAVVDTDALVAELTTGRLRAALDVTDPEPPPPGHPLWTAPGLLLTPHIGGSVRGVRGRSYAVAAAEIARYAGGELPDNLVHGEY, from the coding sequence ATGACGTTGACCGTGCTGGTGCCCGACGACGAGGGCATGACCGTGCTCGCCGAGGTTCCGCGGGTCCTGCCCGTGCGCTACCAGTGGGGCGAGCCCGTGCCCGCGGAGGCCGCGAAGGCCGAGGTGCTCATCCCCGGCAAGCACCCGCCGGGCGAGGAGCTCTGGCGCACGCTGCCGAACCTGAAACTGATCCAGCTGCTGTCCGCCGGGGCCGAGGACTGGGTGGGCAAGGTGCCCGACGGCATCCTGCTGTCCACCTGCCGCGGGGCGCACGGCGGCAGCACCGCCGAGTGGGTCGTCGCGGCGCTGCTGTCGATGTACCGGCGGCTGGACGTCTTCGCGGCGGCGCAGCGCGAAGGCCGGTGGGAGCGGCAGACGGCCGACACGCTGCAGGGCAAGCGCGTGCTCGTCATCGGCGCCGGCGACCTGGGACGGCACTTGCGGCGGCGGCTCGAGCCGTTCGACGCGCGGTGCACTATGGTCGGGATGACCGCGCGGGAGGGCGTGCACGGCGTGCAGGAGCTGCCCGCGCTGCTCGGTCTGCACGACGTCGTCGTGCTCATGGTGCCGCTGACCTCGCGCACCCGCGGGATGGTCGACGCGGCGTTCCTGGCCGAGATGCGCGACGGCGCCGTGCTGGCCAACGTCTCGCGCGGCGCGGTCGTGGACACCGACGCGCTGGTCGCCGAATTGACCACGGGACGGCTGCGTGCCGCGCTCGACGTCACCGACCCCGAGCCGCCCCCGCCGGGGCACCCGCTGTGGACGGCGCCGGGGCTGCTGCTGACCCCGCACATCGGCGGGTCGGTGCGCGGGGTGCGGGGGCGGTCGTACGCCGTCGCGGCGGCGGAGATCGCCCGGTATGCCGGCGGCGAGCTGCCGGACAACCTCGTGCACGGCGAATACTGA
- a CDS encoding Gfo/Idh/MocA family protein, translating into MTHRKRLHVAVVGTGGIADSHRTAFQAHRDDVDIVAAADVDEARAVAFCAAAGNAKPYGDLDSLLAEQEPDLVSICTPPGLHVEQTKKALESGAWVWCEKPPCRSLAEYDEMAAAEGEGGPYVSFVFQQRSGSGAAHFRRLLADGELGRPLVAHCQTTWYRDAAYYAVPWRGRWESEGGGPAMGHGIHQMDLLLHLLGDWAEVRAMTARLVHDVETEDVSTALVRFESGALATVVNSVLSPDEVSRVRVDCENATVELTHLYGHGAKDWRYTPAPHVAEKATNRWWTPPDDVISSHAAAFAPVLDAYRAGRRPPCSGGDGRRVLEFVAALYKSAATGLGVRRGEIVPGDAFHGSMAGARA; encoded by the coding sequence TTGACTCACAGAAAGCGCTTACACGTTGCCGTCGTCGGCACCGGCGGTATCGCGGACAGCCATCGGACCGCCTTCCAGGCACACCGGGACGACGTCGACATCGTGGCCGCCGCCGATGTCGATGAAGCCCGGGCCGTCGCGTTTTGTGCCGCGGCAGGGAACGCCAAGCCGTACGGCGATCTCGATTCCTTGCTCGCCGAGCAGGAGCCCGATCTCGTCTCGATCTGCACGCCGCCGGGCCTGCACGTCGAACAGACCAAGAAGGCGCTCGAGAGCGGGGCCTGGGTCTGGTGTGAGAAGCCGCCGTGCCGGTCGCTCGCCGAGTACGACGAGATGGCCGCCGCCGAAGGGGAGGGCGGGCCGTACGTTTCGTTCGTTTTTCAGCAACGCTCTGGGTCCGGCGCCGCGCACTTCCGGAGGCTGCTCGCGGACGGGGAACTCGGGCGTCCGCTCGTCGCGCACTGCCAGACCACCTGGTACCGCGACGCCGCCTACTACGCGGTGCCGTGGCGCGGGCGCTGGGAGTCCGAAGGCGGCGGGCCCGCCATGGGACACGGCATCCACCAGATGGACCTCCTGCTCCACCTGCTCGGCGACTGGGCCGAGGTGCGCGCGATGACCGCGCGGCTCGTGCACGACGTCGAGACCGAGGACGTCTCCACCGCGCTCGTCCGGTTCGAGTCAGGGGCGCTCGCGACCGTCGTCAACAGCGTCTTGTCGCCGGACGAGGTGAGCCGGGTCCGGGTCGACTGCGAAAACGCGACCGTCGAGCTCACCCACCTCTACGGGCACGGCGCCAAGGACTGGCGCTACACACCGGCGCCGCACGTTGCCGAAAAAGCGACGAACCGCTGGTGGACGCCGCCGGATGACGTCATCAGCTCGCACGCTGCCGCGTTCGCGCCCGTTCTCGACGCCTACCGGGCCGGGCGGCGGCCGCCGTGCAGCGGGGGTGACGGGCGGCGGGTGCTGGAGTTCGTCGCGGCCCTGTACAAGTCCGCGGCCACCGGGCTCGGGGTGCGTCGCGGGGAGATCGTTCCCGGCGACGCCTTCCACGGGTCCATGGCGGGAGCGCGGGCGTGA
- the ilvD gene encoding dihydroxy-acid dehydratase → MPPLRSRTTTHGRNAAGARSLWRATGMTDSDFGKPIVAIANSYTQFVPGHVHLKDLGEIVAGAVKEAGGVAREFHTIAVDDGIAMGHSGMLYSLPSREIIADSVEYMVNAHQADALVCISNCDKITPGMLNAAMRLNIPVVFVSGGPMEAGKAVVVGGVAQAPTDLITAIAASASPDVDEEGLDIVERSACPTCGSCSGMFTANSMNCLTEALGLSLPGNGSTLATHAARRALFEEAGRTVVELCRKWYEQDDDSVLPRSIASKAAFENAMALDMAMGGSTNTVLHILAAAQEGEVDFTIADIDAIGRRVPCLSKVAPNSDYHMEDVHRAGGIPAILGELYRGGLLNTDVRSVHSDDLDSWLSAWDIRASSPSPVALELFHAAPGGVRTTQAFSTSNRWSSLDTDAAGGCIRDVEHAYTKDGGLAILRGNLAENGAVIKAAGIDEDLWHFEGPARVLESQEEAVSAILKKEIQPGEVLVIRYEGPAGGPGMQEMLHPTAFLKGSGLGKKCALITDGRFSGGSSGISVGHISPEAAAGGLIALVENGDRILLDIHERRLELLVEPEVLAERRAKMEASERPWQPKDRQRPVTAALRAYARMATSADTGAVRDVNK, encoded by the coding sequence GTGCCGCCTCTCCGTTCCCGGACCACCACCCACGGCCGCAACGCGGCGGGCGCGCGCTCGCTCTGGCGCGCCACCGGCATGACCGACAGCGACTTCGGCAAGCCGATCGTGGCGATCGCCAACTCCTACACGCAGTTCGTGCCCGGCCACGTGCACCTCAAGGACCTCGGCGAGATCGTCGCCGGCGCGGTCAAGGAAGCGGGCGGCGTCGCGCGCGAGTTCCACACCATCGCCGTCGACGACGGCATCGCCATGGGCCACTCCGGCATGCTCTACTCGCTGCCCTCGCGCGAGATCATCGCCGACTCGGTCGAGTACATGGTCAACGCGCACCAGGCCGACGCGCTGGTGTGCATCTCCAACTGCGACAAGATCACCCCGGGCATGCTCAACGCCGCCATGCGGCTGAACATCCCGGTGGTGTTCGTCTCCGGCGGGCCGATGGAGGCGGGCAAGGCGGTCGTCGTCGGCGGCGTCGCCCAGGCCCCGACCGACCTGATCACCGCGATCGCCGCGTCGGCGAGCCCCGACGTCGACGAAGAGGGTCTGGACATCGTCGAGCGCTCGGCGTGCCCGACGTGCGGTTCGTGCTCCGGCATGTTCACCGCGAACTCGATGAACTGCCTCACCGAGGCGCTGGGCCTCTCGCTGCCGGGCAACGGCTCGACGCTGGCGACCCACGCGGCGCGGCGCGCGCTGTTCGAGGAGGCCGGGCGCACGGTCGTCGAGCTGTGCCGCAAGTGGTACGAGCAGGACGACGACTCGGTGCTCCCCCGCTCGATCGCGTCGAAGGCGGCGTTCGAGAACGCGATGGCCCTCGACATGGCGATGGGCGGCTCGACGAACACGGTGCTGCACATCCTCGCCGCCGCCCAGGAGGGCGAGGTCGACTTCACGATCGCCGACATCGACGCGATCGGCCGCCGCGTGCCGTGCCTGTCGAAGGTGGCGCCGAACTCGGACTACCACATGGAGGACGTCCACCGCGCGGGCGGAATCCCGGCGATCCTCGGCGAGCTGTACCGCGGCGGCCTGCTGAACACCGACGTCCGTTCGGTCCACTCGGACGACCTCGACTCTTGGCTTTCCGCCTGGGACATCCGCGCTTCGTCGCCGTCCCCGGTCGCACTCGAGCTGTTCCACGCGGCCCCGGGCGGCGTCCGCACGACGCAGGCGTTCTCGACGTCGAACCGCTGGTCATCCCTGGACACGGACGCGGCAGGCGGCTGCATCCGCGACGTCGAGCACGCGTACACGAAGGACGGCGGCCTGGCCATCCTGCGCGGCAACCTCGCCGAGAACGGCGCGGTCATCAAGGCCGCGGGCATCGACGAGGACCTGTGGCACTTCGAGGGCCCGGCGCGCGTGCTGGAGAGCCAGGAGGAAGCGGTCTCGGCGATCCTCAAGAAGGAGATCCAGCCGGGCGAGGTCCTGGTGATCCGCTACGAGGGCCCGGCGGGCGGCCCCGGCATGCAGGAGATGCTGCACCCGACGGCGTTCCTCAAGGGTTCGGGCCTCGGCAAGAAGTGCGCCCTGATCACGGACGGCCGCTTCTCGGGCGGTTCATCGGGCATCTCGGTCGGCCACATCTCCCCGGAGGCGGCGGCCGGCGGCCTGATCGCCCTGGTGGAGAACGGCGACCGGATCCTCCTGGACATCCACGAGCGCCGGCTGGAGCTGCTGGTGGAGCCGGAGGTGCTGGCCGAGCGGCGGGCCAAGATGGAGGCGTCGGAACGCCCGTGGCAGCCGAAGGACCGCCAGCGCCCGGTGACGGCGGCGTTGCGCGCGTACGCCCGGATGGCAACGTCAGCGGACACCGGCGCGGTCCGCGACGTGAACAAGTAG
- a CDS encoding Gfo/Idh/MocA family protein — MNQPSIGVLLNGVTGRMGYRQHLLRSVLAIRDQGGVALPDGGRVQLEPILAGRNAAKLKDLAGRHGLTAWTTDPDSALADVGIYFDAQLTSAREPSVRAAIAAGKHVYAEKPLAEKLTSALELAALARDAGICHGVVHDKLFLPGLRKLRRLVDGGFFGRVLSVRGEFGYWVFEGDWQEAQRPSWNYRAEDGGGIVLDMFCHWNYVLENLFGRVEAVTAKATTHIPRRWDERGEAYAATADDAAYGIFELESGVVAQINSSWSTRVFRDELVEFQVDGTEGSAVAGLRRCRVQHRSATPKPVWNPDLPATEAFRDQWQEVPDNAEFDNGFKAQWEEFVRDVVAGRQHRYDFFSAARGLQLAEAGLTSSAEGRRVELKPLG; from the coding sequence ATGAACCAGCCCAGTATCGGAGTGCTGCTCAACGGGGTCACCGGCCGGATGGGCTACCGGCAGCACCTGCTGCGGTCGGTCTTGGCGATTCGCGACCAGGGCGGCGTCGCCCTGCCGGACGGCGGCCGCGTGCAGCTCGAGCCGATCCTCGCCGGGCGCAATGCCGCGAAGTTGAAGGACCTCGCCGGGCGGCACGGCCTGACCGCGTGGACCACCGACCCGGACTCCGCGCTGGCCGACGTCGGGATCTACTTCGACGCGCAGCTGACGTCGGCGCGGGAGCCGTCGGTGCGGGCGGCCATCGCCGCGGGCAAGCACGTCTACGCCGAAAAGCCCCTTGCCGAAAAACTGACATCGGCGCTGGAGCTGGCCGCGCTCGCGCGTGACGCCGGGATCTGCCACGGCGTCGTGCACGACAAGCTGTTCCTGCCCGGGCTGCGGAAGCTGCGGCGGCTGGTCGACGGCGGGTTCTTCGGGCGGGTCCTGTCGGTGCGCGGCGAGTTCGGCTACTGGGTCTTCGAAGGCGACTGGCAGGAGGCCCAGCGCCCGAGCTGGAACTACCGCGCCGAGGACGGCGGCGGGATCGTGCTCGACATGTTCTGCCACTGGAACTACGTCCTCGAGAACCTCTTCGGCCGCGTCGAGGCCGTGACCGCGAAAGCGACAACGCACATTCCGCGCCGCTGGGACGAGCGGGGCGAGGCGTACGCGGCTACGGCCGACGACGCCGCGTACGGGATCTTCGAACTGGAGTCCGGGGTCGTCGCGCAGATCAACTCGTCGTGGTCGACGCGGGTGTTCCGCGACGAGCTCGTCGAGTTCCAGGTCGACGGCACCGAGGGCAGCGCCGTCGCCGGGCTGCGGCGCTGCCGGGTCCAGCACCGCTCCGCGACGCCGAAGCCGGTGTGGAACCCCGACCTGCCGGCGACCGAGGCGTTCCGCGACCAGTGGCAGGAGGTCCCGGACAACGCCGAGTTCGACAACGGCTTCAAGGCGCAGTGGGAGGAGTTCGTCCGGGACGTGGTCGCCGGGCGGCAACACCGCTACGACTTCTTCTCGGCGGCACGCGGGCTGCAGCTCGCCGAGGCCGGGCTGACGTCGTCGGCGGAGGGGCGGCGCGTGGAGCTGAAGCCGCTCGGCTGA
- a CDS encoding PmoA family protein, translated as MSAAITVTHRHGERVTVEAGGVQLMSYVYKPDPVAFESRKPYTHPLRTLGGRGVSGYRPADHRWHKGLQMTSSHLSGQNFWGGHTYVPGDGYQDLPDRVGSIRHDDFAAFTVGLERLGFTERLTWVANGGDEWARERRDLVVHSAEPDEGAWALDWGIELTNVRDTPLEFGSPTTAGRELAGYTGLHWRGPREFSGGRVLGPGELGGEDMMGVQAPWLAFVGEHDGVDAHSTLVFAHSPENDQAIHESHWFVRSRDTPMVAFSWAFFDEFALEPGESFTYRYRIVVADGAWDRDRVNHYLDGHGWS; from the coding sequence GTGAGCGCGGCGATCACCGTCACGCACCGGCACGGCGAGCGCGTGACCGTCGAGGCCGGCGGCGTCCAGCTGATGTCCTATGTGTACAAGCCCGACCCCGTGGCCTTCGAATCCCGCAAGCCCTACACCCACCCGCTGCGGACCCTCGGCGGCCGCGGCGTCAGCGGGTACCGGCCCGCCGACCACCGGTGGCACAAGGGCCTGCAGATGACGTCCAGCCACCTGTCCGGGCAGAATTTCTGGGGCGGCCACACCTACGTCCCCGGCGATGGATACCAGGATCTGCCGGACCGCGTCGGCTCGATCCGGCACGACGACTTCGCCGCCTTCACCGTCGGGCTTGAGCGGCTCGGCTTCACCGAGCGGCTCACCTGGGTCGCCAACGGCGGTGACGAGTGGGCGCGGGAGCGGCGCGACCTCGTCGTCCACTCGGCCGAGCCGGACGAAGGGGCCTGGGCGCTCGACTGGGGGATCGAGCTGACCAACGTCCGCGACACCCCGCTCGAGTTCGGCAGCCCGACGACCGCCGGGCGTGAGCTGGCCGGGTACACCGGGCTGCACTGGCGGGGGCCGCGAGAGTTCAGCGGTGGGCGCGTCCTCGGACCCGGCGAGCTCGGCGGCGAAGACATGATGGGCGTGCAGGCGCCGTGGCTGGCGTTCGTCGGCGAGCACGACGGCGTCGACGCGCATTCGACGCTGGTCTTCGCGCATTCGCCGGAAAACGACCAGGCGATCCACGAGTCGCACTGGTTCGTCCGCTCGCGGGACACGCCCATGGTGGCTTTCTCGTGGGCGTTTTTCGACGAATTCGCGCTGGAGCCGGGGGAGAGCTTCACCTACCGCTACCGGATCGTCGTCGCCGACGGGGCGTGGGACCGCGATCGGGTGAATCACTACCTCGATGGACACGGGTGGTCATGA
- the gatB gene encoding Asp-tRNA(Asn)/Glu-tRNA(Gln) amidotransferase subunit GatB codes for MTAVAELMDYADVIERFNPVLGLEVHVELNTNTKMFCGCANEFGGEPNTKVCPTCLGLPGALPVVNGKAVEGAIRIGLALNCEIAEWCRFARKNYFYPDMPKNFQTSQYDEPIAFNGYLDVTLDDGEVVRVEIERAHMEEDTGKSLHVGGATGRIHGAEHSLLDYNRAGVPLIEIVTKPIEGTGERAPEVARAYVSALRDLLRALDVSDVRMDQGSLRCDANVSLMAKDATEFGTRTETKNVNSLRSVERAVRYEMTRQAAILAEGGSIKQETRHFQEADGTTSPGRTKETAEDYRYFPEPDLVPIAPSREWVEQLRGTLPEMPSERRKRIQQEWSLSDEALRDLLNVGAVDLVAATVEAGASPDEARGWWVNTLAQEANTREVELADLPITPKQVAEVIGLVSSGELTNKLAKEVVQGVLAGEGEPREVVEKRGLKVVSDDSALLAAIDEALAAQPDVAEKIRGGKVAAAGAIVGAVMKATKGQADAKRVRELIIERVGS; via the coding sequence GTGACTGCCGTGGCCGAGCTGATGGACTACGCCGACGTCATCGAACGCTTCAACCCCGTGCTCGGGCTCGAAGTGCACGTCGAGCTCAACACGAACACGAAGATGTTCTGCGGCTGCGCGAACGAGTTCGGCGGCGAACCGAACACGAAGGTGTGCCCGACCTGCCTGGGCCTGCCCGGCGCGCTGCCGGTCGTCAACGGCAAGGCCGTCGAGGGCGCGATCCGGATCGGTCTCGCGCTGAACTGCGAGATCGCCGAGTGGTGCCGGTTCGCCCGGAAGAACTACTTCTACCCGGACATGCCGAAGAACTTCCAGACGTCGCAGTACGACGAGCCGATCGCCTTCAACGGCTACCTCGACGTCACGCTGGACGACGGCGAGGTCGTGCGCGTGGAGATCGAGCGCGCGCACATGGAAGAAGACACCGGCAAGTCGCTGCACGTCGGTGGGGCGACCGGGCGGATCCACGGTGCCGAGCACTCGCTGCTCGACTACAACCGGGCCGGCGTTCCGCTGATCGAAATCGTGACCAAGCCGATCGAGGGCACCGGCGAGCGGGCCCCCGAGGTCGCTCGCGCCTACGTGTCGGCGCTGCGCGACCTGCTGCGCGCGCTCGACGTGTCGGACGTCCGCATGGACCAGGGCTCGCTGCGGTGCGATGCGAACGTTTCGCTCATGGCGAAGGACGCGACCGAGTTCGGTACCCGTACCGAGACCAAGAACGTCAACTCGCTGCGGAGCGTCGAACGGGCCGTTCGCTACGAGATGACGCGGCAGGCGGCCATCCTCGCCGAGGGTGGTTCGATCAAGCAGGAGACGCGGCACTTCCAGGAGGCCGACGGCACGACGTCGCCGGGCCGGACGAAGGAGACCGCTGAGGACTACCGGTACTTCCCGGAGCCCGACCTGGTCCCGATCGCGCCGTCGCGCGAGTGGGTCGAACAGCTGCGTGGCACGCTGCCGGAGATGCCGTCGGAGCGGCGGAAGCGGATCCAGCAGGAATGGTCACTTTCCGACGAAGCCCTGCGTGACCTGCTGAACGTCGGCGCGGTCGACCTCGTCGCGGCCACCGTCGAGGCCGGCGCGTCGCCGGACGAGGCGCGCGGCTGGTGGGTCAACACCCTCGCGCAGGAAGCGAACACCCGCGAGGTCGAGCTGGCCGACCTGCCCATCACGCCGAAGCAGGTGGCCGAGGTCATCGGGCTGGTTTCGTCCGGTGAGCTGACGAACAAGCTCGCCAAGGAGGTCGTCCAGGGCGTGCTCGCCGGTGAGGGCGAGCCGCGTGAGGTCGTCGAGAAGCGCGGGCTGAAGGTCGTCTCGGATGACTCGGCTCTGCTCGCGGCGATCGACGAGGCTCTGGCGGCGCAGCCGGACGTCGCGGAGAAGATCCGCGGCGGCAAGGTCGCCGCGGCGGGGGCGATCGTCGGCGCGGTCATGAAGGCGACCAAGGGACAGGCCGACGCCAAGCGGGTCCGGGAACTGATCATCGAGCGCGTCGGCTCCTGA
- a CDS encoding DoxX family membrane protein has product MSSGDDFSQQPTSLLSGVEDDGGDDAPRQGGLGLGLLILRLALGVTMGAHGLQHLFGLFGGPGIGGFARVLETFGYHKQTTLLSWVTGIAEVGGGVLVIVGLFTPLAAAALLGVAANAVYAKFHGGFFEQQGQGFEFELLLGAAALSLLFTGAGPISLERNTPWRKRPLPLGLVSLLLAAAAAVVVIVLTR; this is encoded by the coding sequence GTGAGCAGTGGAGACGATTTTTCGCAGCAGCCCACCAGCCTCCTGTCCGGCGTCGAGGACGACGGCGGTGACGACGCCCCACGCCAGGGCGGGCTCGGCCTCGGCCTGCTGATCCTGCGGCTCGCGCTCGGCGTGACCATGGGCGCGCACGGTCTGCAGCACCTGTTCGGCCTGTTCGGCGGGCCGGGCATCGGCGGGTTCGCGCGGGTGCTGGAGACGTTCGGCTACCACAAGCAGACGACGCTGCTGTCGTGGGTCACGGGCATCGCCGAGGTCGGCGGCGGGGTGCTGGTGATCGTCGGGCTGTTCACGCCGCTCGCGGCGGCGGCGCTGCTCGGGGTGGCGGCGAACGCCGTGTACGCGAAGTTCCACGGCGGGTTCTTCGAGCAGCAGGGGCAGGGGTTCGAGTTCGAGCTGCTGCTGGGGGCGGCCGCGCTGAGCCTGCTGTTCACCGGGGCCGGGCCGATTTCGCTGGAGCGGAACACGCCGTGGCGGAAGCGGCCGTTGCCGCTGGGGCTGGTGTCGCTGCTGCTGGCCGCCGCGGCGGCTGTGGTGGTCATCGTCTTGACGCGGTAG